The following are encoded in a window of Methanocaldococcus sp. genomic DNA:
- the cofD gene encoding 2-phospho-L-lactate transferase: MVITVLSGGTGTPKLLQGLKRVVNNEKLSVIVNTGEDTWIGDLYLSPDVDTVLYTLADLINEDTWYGVKGDTFYTHEQLKNLGFDEVLKIGDKDRALKMHKTYYIRRGYKLSEIVDMEREALKIKAKVIPMTDDRVETKILANVDGKIDLLKFHDFWVKRKGDVDVLDVIYENCLYAKPCEKSLESLEKSDLVIIGPSNPITSIGPILSLKGIREILKDKKVVVVSPIVGNSAVSGPAGKLMKVKGYEVSIRGVYEFYKDIVDILVVDNTDKELAKELPCEVLITNTIMKTLEDKVRLAKNIIEFSGNL; this comes from the coding sequence ATTGTGATTACTGTCTTATCTGGTGGAACAGGAACTCCAAAGCTATTACAGGGTTTAAAAAGAGTTGTTAATAATGAAAAATTATCTGTTATTGTTAATACTGGTGAAGATACGTGGATAGGAGATTTATATTTATCTCCAGATGTTGATACCGTTCTATATACACTTGCTGATTTAATTAACGAAGATACTTGGTATGGGGTTAAAGGAGATACATTCTATACTCATGAACAACTTAAAAATTTGGGATTTGATGAAGTTTTAAAAATTGGGGACAAAGATAGGGCATTAAAAATGCACAAAACTTATTATATAAGAAGAGGTTATAAACTCTCTGAAATCGTTGATATGGAAAGAGAGGCGTTAAAAATTAAAGCAAAAGTTATTCCTATGACAGACGATAGAGTTGAGACAAAAATTTTGGCCAATGTTGATGGAAAAATAGATTTATTAAAATTTCACGACTTTTGGGTTAAGAGGAAGGGAGATGTTGATGTCTTAGATGTTATTTATGAAAATTGTCTATATGCCAAACCTTGCGAAAAATCTTTAGAATCTTTGGAAAAAAGTGACCTTGTTATTATTGGCCCATCTAATCCAATAACATCCATAGGTCCTATTTTAAGTTTAAAGGGCATTAGAGAAATATTGAAAGATAAAAAAGTTGTTGTTGTCTCTCCTATCGTTGGAAATTCTGCTGTCTCTGGACCAGCGGGAAAGTTGATGAAGGTTAAAGGTTATGAAGTGTCAATTAGAGGAGTTTATGAATTTTATAAGGATATAGTAGATATATTAGTTGTAGATAATACTGACAAAGAATTAGCTAAAGAACTACCTTGTGAAGTTTTAATAACAAATACAATTATGAAAACATTAGAGGACAAAGTTAGATTAGCAAAAAATATTATAGAGTTTAGTGGAAATCTATGA
- a CDS encoding MJ1255/VC2487 family glycosyltransferase gives MRILISVCGEGFGHTTRCLAIGESLKDSYEIAYIAYGKSKYFIEKYNFKVFETFPEIKLKGKDGKFDITSTIFNKEYSPKKAIKREYEIIKEYNPDLIISDCKYSTVVAAKLLKKPVICISNQNYTKYKLKLKTDLIVYPTMKALNMINRRCEKFIVPDFPPPYTVCEYNLKILKNMEFIGPLIRYDVEDGNEDYILSVIGGFEYRYKILEELGKIALKNDFNVKLVCGSYTVAKKLKNDLNLPSYNYKNVEIIPMTTNMKDLIKNAELVISHGGHSTIMESLSFGKPLIVIPDLDHPEQCNNAKKVNELCCGISLSYKELCRLEEAIFDIRNMKIYKRNALKMKELAKKYNGKKNIKKIIDEILENKSKINKYYLTDKISYKIITKLKWKFPIR, from the coding sequence ATGAGAATTCTAATCTCAGTTTGTGGGGAAGGTTTTGGTCATACAACCAGATGTTTAGCTATTGGGGAGAGTTTAAAAGATAGTTATGAAATTGCATATATTGCCTATGGTAAAAGTAAATATTTTATAGAAAAATACAATTTTAAAGTTTTTGAAACTTTTCCAGAGATAAAACTTAAAGGAAAAGATGGAAAATTTGACATAACATCAACAATATTTAACAAAGAATATAGTCCAAAAAAGGCTATTAAAAGAGAATATGAAATTATAAAGGAATACAACCCAGATTTAATAATCTCTGATTGTAAGTATAGCACAGTTGTTGCGGCAAAACTTTTAAAAAAACCCGTTATTTGCATAAGTAATCAAAATTATACCAAATATAAATTAAAGTTAAAGACAGATTTAATAGTTTATCCTACAATGAAGGCATTAAATATGATAAATAGAAGATGTGAAAAATTCATAGTTCCTGATTTTCCTCCACCATATACTGTATGTGAATACAACTTAAAGATTTTAAAAAATATGGAGTTTATTGGACCTTTAATAAGATACGATGTTGAAGATGGAAATGAGGATTATATACTTAGCGTTATTGGAGGATTTGAGTATAGATACAAAATACTTGAAGAACTTGGAAAAATTGCTTTAAAAAATGATTTCAATGTTAAACTTGTTTGTGGTAGTTACACTGTTGCTAAAAAGTTAAAGAATGACTTAAATTTGCCATCTTACAATTATAAAAATGTAGAGATAATTCCTATGACAACAAATATGAAAGATTTAATAAAAAATGCTGAACTTGTTATATCTCATGGAGGTCATTCAACAATAATGGAATCTTTATCTTTTGGAAAACCATTAATAGTTATTCCTGATTTAGATCATCCAGAGCAATGTAACAATGCTAAAAAAGTTAATGAACTATGTTGTGGAATCTCGTTATCATATAAAGAATTGTGTAGATTGGAAGAGGCCATTTTTGATATAAGAAATATGAAGATATATAAAAGAAATGCCTTAAAAATGAAAGAGTTAGCAAAAAAATACAATGGTAAAAAAAATATTAAAAAAATAATAGATGAAATATTAGAAAATAAATCTAAAATAAACAAATACTATTTAACTGATAAAATATCTTACAAAATAATTACAAAATTGAAGTGGAAATTTCCTATAAGATAA
- a CDS encoding MarR family transcriptional regulator, with protein MFANICLGYIIKNTNIECIVNPDNTVNETITLLVYNDKNENLSSITFTIPQNVKNLTMSSSNGISGYTALYNEGVTTVTIEFNKPIPPKKSANVTFKFLVTDAVWTKNNINQLIMNFPISSKNATIKVILPPGAVISSYQGNLFVTPSGYKITTDGKHQIIIWNLHLNKEITFTIAIKYTFVKFPNQNIIESGNNSFNNIFIFLTLGLLILGGLFIREKISKKKILEDYEKIINNLSKMLKKKDDEISYLKGNIKELEEKLDKTYKNLLNKDEIINILNEKVSEYNSKLEKLINENKKYKEKIDSLNKYIQKLESENKKLKEKVEELNKVVEEYQNLKKGVLWDFLTDEEKIVIDLIKKYGNITQKELVEITGMSKPKVSRIVSELEDRKIIKKEKIGRINKLTLTEESKKLL; from the coding sequence TTGTTTGCAAATATATGTTTAGGATATATAATTAAAAATACTAATATAGAGTGCATTGTTAATCCGGATAATACTGTAAATGAAACTATTACCTTATTAGTCTATAATGATAAAAATGAGAATCTTAGTAGTATTACTTTTACTATTCCACAAAATGTTAAGAATCTTACGATGTCCTCTTCAAATGGTATCAGTGGATACACTGCATTATACAATGAAGGAGTAACTACCGTTACCATAGAATTTAATAAACCAATACCTCCAAAAAAATCTGCAAATGTAACATTTAAGTTCTTAGTAACTGATGCAGTATGGACAAAAAATAATATAAATCAACTTATAATGAATTTTCCAATCTCTTCAAAGAATGCCACTATAAAAGTTATTTTACCTCCAGGTGCTGTTATTTCTTCATATCAAGGTAATTTATTTGTAACTCCATCAGGTTACAAAATAACAACTGATGGAAAACATCAAATAATTATATGGAATCTTCATTTAAATAAGGAGATAACCTTTACAATAGCCATTAAATATACATTTGTTAAATTTCCTAATCAAAATATTATAGAAAGTGGAAATAATTCTTTTAATAATATTTTCATTTTCTTAACATTGGGATTATTAATATTAGGAGGATTGTTTATTAGAGAAAAAATCTCTAAAAAGAAAATTTTAGAAGATTATGAAAAAATAATTAACAATTTATCTAAAATGTTAAAGAAAAAAGATGATGAAATATCTTATTTAAAGGGAAATATTAAAGAATTAGAAGAAAAATTAGATAAAACATATAAAAATTTATTAAATAAAGATGAAATTATTAATATTTTAAATGAAAAGGTTTCTGAATATAACAGTAAATTAGAAAAACTTATCAACGAAAACAAAAAATATAAAGAAAAAATTGATAGTTTAAATAAATACATACAAAAATTGGAAAGTGAAAATAAAAAATTAAAAGAAAAAGTAGAAGAATTAAATAAGGTTGTAGAAGAATATCAAAATCTAAAAAAAGGAGTTTTATGGGATTTTTTAACTGATGAAGAAAAAATAGTCATTGATTTAATAAAAAAATATGGAAATATTACACAAAAAGAGTTAGTAGAAATTACTGGAATGAGCAAACCAAAAGTTTCGAGAATTGTATCTGAATTAGAAGATAGAAAAATAATAAAAAAAGAAAAAATAGGAAGAATTAATAAATTAACACTTACAGAGGAGAGTAAAAAATTACTATAA
- a CDS encoding protein translocase subunit SecF, which translates to MVKDYRISIAIPIILLILSILLISFKGIPKSIDITGGTEIIIKVNKNIDITPLKNSLHNIAQVEILKSADGYYIVVRVSEDKVNIAKEKIKEFFHVNSLEKLNYSEKTVGAILSSKFFEEGFKAILFAFIFMAIAVYVAFRNLVASGVIILSALSDLIMALGGMSLFNIQLSSATIAALLMVIGYSVDSNILLTTRVLKRLSKEFDEVVKDAMKTGLTMTLTTISAMTVLLIVVKLFIPVAEILSNIATVLILALIADIINTWFLNAGILKYYITQYKGKN; encoded by the coding sequence ATAGTAAAAGATTATAGAATATCTATAGCTATTCCTATAATTCTTTTAATATTATCAATATTGCTAATAAGTTTTAAAGGAATTCCTAAAAGTATTGATATAACAGGAGGTACAGAAATTATAATAAAAGTAAATAAAAACATTGACATAACTCCTTTAAAAAATTCTTTACATAACATTGCTCAAGTGGAAATATTAAAATCTGCAGATGGATATTACATTGTTGTAAGAGTAAGCGAGGATAAAGTAAATATAGCCAAAGAAAAAATTAAAGAATTTTTCCATGTTAATAGTTTAGAGAAATTAAATTATTCTGAAAAAACTGTTGGAGCTATATTAAGTTCCAAATTCTTTGAAGAAGGTTTTAAGGCAATTTTATTTGCCTTTATATTTATGGCTATAGCTGTTTATGTTGCATTTAGAAATCTTGTGGCAAGTGGTGTTATAATCCTCTCTGCACTTTCAGATTTAATTATGGCATTAGGTGGAATGAGTTTATTTAATATACAACTTTCATCAGCAACTATTGCGGCTTTATTAATGGTTATTGGTTATAGTGTAGATTCTAACATATTACTAACTACAAGAGTTTTAAAAAGATTATCAAAAGAGTTTGATGAGGTTGTAAAAGATGCTATGAAAACTGGATTGACTATGACTTTAACTACAATCAGTGCTATGACAGTTTTATTGATAGTTGTAAAACTTTTTATTCCAGTTGCTGAGATTTTATCAAACATTGCTACAGTTTTAATTTTAGCCTTAATTGCTGATATAATAAACACATGGTTTTTGAATGCTGGAATATTAAAATACTATATAACTCAATATAAAGGCAAAAATTAA
- a CDS encoding UPF0254 family protein, with product MITVATAECFTHANIGLTIHKASSGYENFEYKYLFSDEDLRLIKNVKVLVSMFVPSIYGAEKLLDVKLPEPDYNYKYAKAYSEEKDLEVAKLMANSLKKKLNANICIGTTAGIGRGAICIVTDYNIYLFTSDVYANLLTFENVKERQKSGIEKGIKKFLEILKKEYF from the coding sequence ATGATTACAGTGGCTACTGCTGAATGTTTTACTCATGCAAATATTGGTTTAACCATACACAAAGCTTCATCTGGCTATGAAAATTTTGAATATAAATATTTATTTTCTGATGAAGATTTAAGATTAATAAAAAATGTTAAAGTTTTAGTATCTATGTTTGTTCCATCAATATATGGGGCTGAGAAATTGTTAGATGTAAAACTTCCAGAGCCAGATTATAATTATAAATATGCAAAGGCATACAGCGAAGAGAAAGATTTAGAAGTGGCAAAGTTAATGGCTAACAGTTTAAAGAAAAAATTAAATGCCAATATATGTATTGGAACTACTGCTGGAATTGGAAGAGGGGCTATTTGTATAGTTACAGATTATAATATATATTTATTTACATCTGATGTTTATGCAAACTTATTAACTTTTGAAAATGTTAAAGAAAGGCAAAAAAGTGGAATAGAAAAGGGTATTAAAAAATTTTTAGAAATCTTAAAAAAAGAATATTTTTAA
- a CDS encoding class I SAM-dependent methyltransferase — MGIKDYYDKLAKNYDKLYKNKYMRIVEKEIIKKEIKDNDFVLDIGCGTGEQLKILNKAIGLDISIEMAKIANKKTNKPVVVANAEFIPFKNKSFDKVISFFGALNHCNIKKVFKEVKRVLKDDGVFIFTVANIYDIKWILKNIIKGNFKKIRKSLKKRKGTIIKVVDGEKIKVKTRFYDFKEIEELLKKEGFEILYTFGANITNSPLDMFIYKSSLKNFASYIGFVVKKKNKR; from the coding sequence ATGGGAATTAAAGATTACTATGATAAATTGGCAAAAAACTATGATAAGTTATATAAAAACAAGTATATGAGAATTGTGGAAAAGGAAATTATAAAAAAAGAAATTAAGGATAATGATTTTGTTTTGGACATTGGCTGTGGAACTGGGGAGCAATTAAAAATTTTAAATAAAGCAATTGGTTTAGATATATCAATAGAAATGGCTAAAATAGCAAATAAAAAAACTAATAAACCAGTTGTTGTAGCAAATGCTGAATTTATACCCTTTAAAAATAAAAGTTTTGATAAAGTTATATCGTTTTTTGGAGCATTAAATCATTGTAATATAAAGAAAGTTTTTAAAGAGGTAAAGAGAGTTTTAAAGGATGATGGAGTTTTTATATTTACAGTGGCAAATATCTATGATATAAAATGGATATTAAAGAATATTATAAAAGGTAACTTTAAAAAAATAAGAAAATCATTAAAGAAAAGAAAAGGGACTATAATAAAAGTAGTTGATGGAGAAAAAATAAAAGTAAAAACAAGATTTTATGACTTCAAAGAAATTGAGGAACTCCTAAAAAAAGAAGGTTTTGAAATATTATACACCTTTGGAGCAAATATTACAAACTCTCCATTGGATATGTTTATTTATAAAA